In Alphaproteobacteria bacterium GM7ARS4, the sequence TAAATGCTTGCTGGGTATCGTTCGTCCTGAGAGTGGCTCTATTCGTATCAATGGGCGAGAGACGTTGGGTCTTGCATCGGGCATCACTCGTGACTATAGCAAGGTCGGTATGCTCTTTCAGGGCGGCGCATTGTTTGATAGTTTTAAGGTGTGGGAAAATGTGGGGTTTCAAGCTCTGCAACAGAGGACATTGTCCAGACGGGAGATTTATGAAAAGGCATTGGAGAATCTCAATCTTGTGGGATTGGCCAGCCAAGGCGATGAACGGGTTGCCAATCTTACGCCATCGGAAATATCGGGAGGGATGCAGAAACGTGTGGCCTTGGCGCGCGCGATCTTTAATCGTCCTGAGATTCTCTACTTTGATGAACCAACAACGGGATTAGACCCTATTTCCAGTGCCGTCATCAATAATTTGATTCGAGAATGCACGAAGAAGATCGGGGCCACGACACTGACGATCACCCACGATATGTCCAGTGTGCGCGCCATAGCCGACACTGTCGCCATGCTCTATAACGGGAAGATAGAATGGTTTGGCAAGATCAGCGACATTGACAATTCTGGAAGCGACTATATCCATCAATTCGTCAATGGTCTTGCTGATGGCCCCATTCAGACTCAGGCCGATGCCTTGACATCGTGATGTGAGGATGTCGCTTTGACACGCAAGGAGGCATCCTATCGTTGCTCGTCATGTGGTACGTTACATCTATCGTGGCAGGGGCAATGTCGCCATTGCGGTCGCTGGAATACGATCGAGAAGGACACTGAGGGCGGGCAGAGGGGTGTCAATCCCTTCGGGGTCGATATGCATGCCTTAGCAAAAAAGGCAAAGACGTCAGCCAGCGATGTGCTTTCTGTCCTTGATGGCGGGTCCAACGTAAAGAGTGCGTCTGTCGCCTCCCCTGTGGATGGGCGTCGCGTCTTTCGCTATGAAACGTTGATAAAAGAATTCGATAGGGTGTGTGGAGGTGGCTTGGTTGTGGGGAGCGCTCTCTTATTGGGCGGTGCGCCCGGTATCGGCAAGTCGACGCTCATGTTGCAGCTGGCGTACGCCTTGTCGCAACAAGAGCACCATGTTGCCTATATCTCTGGCGAAGAGACGGAAGAGCAAGTGGCACAGAGGGCTCGGCGTATGGGCTTGACGCCATCAGAGCATGTGCGTTTTGCCTATCATCACGAAGTTGAGGACATTGTGCAGAGTCTCTACGCCTATGAAGGCGTTCGTGTCGTCATCATCGATTCCATTCAAGCCGTTGCTGTTGGCGCTCTGGAGTCAGTGGCGGGGAGTGTTGCGCAAATACGGGCCAGCACAGCGACATTGATAGAATTTGCCCGTCGCACGAACATCATTTTGCTTCTTGTGGGGCATATCACGAAGGAAGGGACATTAGCAGGGCCTAAATTGTTGGAGCATATGGTGGATACGGTGCTTTACTTCGAGCATGACATGGGGGAGCGTCTTCGTCTCTTGCGCGCCATAAAAAATCGTTATGGCGCGACAAACGAAGTCGGCCTCTTCGAGATGGACGAGAAAGGTTTACAAGAATTACCCAATCCGTCATCATTTTTTCTATCAGACCACCGCGAAGCACATAGTGGAAGCGCTGTCTTTGCGACACAAGAAGGGCGTCGCTGTTTTCTGTTGGAGATGCAGGCGTTGGTGTCTAAGACATCCTTTGGTTTGCCTCGTCGCAGCGCCTTGGGGTATGACAGCGCTCGTCTGTCTATGGTGTTGGCTGTGTTAGAGGCCCGTTGTGGCGTCTCTTTTGCTTCTTATGATGTCTATGTGAATGTGGTGGGTGGAATGAAAGTGCGTGATGCTGGCGCTGATTTGGCGGTTGCTGTATCACTCTTTTCTGCCCTTATGGATGACGTTCTTCCCGTCCATGCTGTTTTTTGTGGTGAAATCGGTTTATCTGGTGAGATACGTTTTGTCCCTCACTTGGATTCCTGTGTGAAGGAGGCGCAACATCTTGGCTTTCGGGAAGTCTATACGGCGCAAAGTCCCCATCGAGAGAGTCGTCAAGAGCGTGAAAGCGTGACAGGACAAAGCCTCACGATTTATTCTTTATCTCATGTGAGAAATGTGCTAGAGTCCCTCTGTGTTTTCTGGGGAACGGACTACCTTGCGACACAAGGAGGGGCTGACAAACGTGAGAGGGGGTGTCAAGGTGAGCAACACCCATGAGTTTTAAGGGGAGGGTCTTAAGGGGGGTGAGGGGAGGTTGCTCATGGGAGGGGTGGTGTTGGCAGGTATGCGCTGGGAAGAGGGTATCGGTGAGGGGTTCTTTGATAAGGTATCGTGTGGTGATGAACGGATACGTGGCTTGAAGCGATGTGAGAGAGAGAACGAGACAGAACGATGCACATGCTATCCTCCTATTTTGTTGATTTTTTAATCATCATGTTTGTCCTCATTTCGGCGATTTGGGGCTACTTGTATGGTTTTTTGCGAGAGATCTCTAAATTATTATCTTGGGTCATGGCGTTTATTGCCACGTATTTTGCGGTCCCTGCTTTGGTGCCTATTGTCGGGATAGAGCCTGTGCTTGTGGGATATTTTGTCCTTGTTCCTGTTGTGTTTATTTTCATCCTTGTCATTGTGCGCTTACTGAGTCGTGTTGTCGAGCATGTGCTCAGTGGTGATACGTTGGGCTTTACCAATAGGATGATGGGTTTTGTCTTTGGTTTGGCGCGTGGTTTTGGTGTTGTCTGTGTTGCCTATCTATTGTTGACGATTGTCCCTGGCATTCCGGGGAGGAACGAGCCAGAGATTATTTTGTCGGCAAAGACGCGTCCCCTCATTATGTATGGGGCAAATATGATCAAGCTCACATTATTGCGTCAGGGGCTCGATATGAAAGACATAGAGGAGGGGGCGAGTAAGGTGTTGCGTGCGGGGGAAGAGGAACCCAGATAATCGATGACAGGATGGGGGTGCGAGGGGATGGGGTCGCGTTTTTTTTGCGATGATAGGAGAGGTATAGAGCATGGCGCGCACATCACCACAGGAGATGAAGGAGAAATGTGGGGTTTTTGGCGTTTTCGACCATAAGGAGGCGTCTGCCGTCACGGCTTTGGGGTTGCATGCCCTTCAGCATCGAGGACAAGAGGCGAGCGGTATCGTCAGCTGTCTGTATGGCGTCGACAGTTTCCACACCCATAAGGCGCTTGGTTATGTTGGCGATATTTTTAGCAGTCAACATGTTATCGACCGTCTAAAGGGGACGATGGCGGTAGGCCACAACCGCTATTCGACGGCGGGCGCATCCGATATGCAGAATATCCAGCCTCTCTATGCGCAATTAGCATCGGGTGGCGTGGTGGTGGCCCATAATGGTAATTTGACCGATGCCCATTCTCTGAGGCGTTCCCTTGCTAAAAAGGGTGCGACCTTTCAAACAACATCGGATACGGAAATCATCTTGCATTTGATGGCGATGAGCGGGGCGTCCTCTGTGCAGGATAAGCTTGTGGAGAGTTTGTCGCAAGTGCATGGGGCGTATGCTCTTGTTGTCATGACGCCTTCTATGTTGATAGGGGTGCGTGATCCTTTTGGTGTGCGTCCCCTCTCCATAGGCACATTAGAGTCATCATGGATGTTGGCGTCTGAGAGTTGTGCGTTCGATATTCTGGGGGGTGATTTATGGCGTGATGTTGAGGCTGGCGAAATGGTTATCATCGATAAGGAGGGTGTGCGTTCATATCGTCCCTTTCCTTCGGTGGCGAAGCGCTTTTGCCTCTTTGAGTATATTTATTTTTCTCGTCCTGACTCTGTCGTTGAGGGGAGGAGTATCTATGCCATACGTAAGCGTGTTGGTTGTGAGATGGCACGCGAGAACAAAGTGACGGCGGCGGATGTTGTCGTTCCCATTCCCGACTCAGGGCTGGCATGTGCCATTGGCTATGCACAAGAATCGGGTGTGCCATTTGATATGGGTATTATCCGTAACCACTATGTTGGCCGCACCTTTATTGAGCCTATGGAGAATATCCGTCATTTTGGTGTTCGTCTCAAGCACAATGCCCATAGTGCTGTTCTCAAGGACAAGGTTGTCGTTTTAATCGATGATAGTTTGGTGCGCGGGACGACATCGAGGAAAATTGTTGCGATGGTGCGGCGAGCTGGCGCGCGTGAAGTCCATCTACGGATTGCCAGTCCCCATGTGCGCCATCCATGTTTTTATGGCATCGATACCCCGTCCTCAGAAGAGCTGCTCGCATCAGAGCTGGATGATGAGGCTATTGCTCGAGAGGTGGGTGTGGATAGTATCGCCTTTTTGTCCCTTGAGCGTCTCTATCGCGCCATCCATGAGGGGAAAGAGACGGCTTGTGCTGCGTCTTCGTCATCCCCAAAAGGCAAGGGATTTTGTGACGCATGCTTCACGGGACATTATCCCATTCCCCTTGTTGATGTAGGCCATGCGAAGAGTGTTCTTCCCCTTATGGATACGCCTTCCACGCCTTGAGGCTTATGGGTGCGGTACGTCCACATGACACTGGTGAGGGAAGGATTGCTCTTGTTGTGGGCGCATCGCGCGGTTTAGGAAGAGAAATTGCGCTCTATCTTGCCTCCCATGCCATGCATGTCCTGTTGTTGGGCCGTGACAAAAAGGCGTTGGAAGAGGTCCATGATACCATTTGCGCCACTGATGGTCGCAGTAGCATTGTCGTTCTCGACATACGTGATGCTGGCGGCATGGCGATGATGGTCGAGACGATGGCGAAGCGTTTTGGGCGTCTTCACCTGTTCATTGCCAATGCCGCCTATCACCCGCCCTTGATGCCTTTGGACCAAGCATCGCCGTCGGATTGGCAGGAGACCATCGCCATCAATGTGACAGCCTATTGGCACTTTATCAAGGCACTGACCCCTTTGCTTGTGGCATCGAAGGATGCCCATGCCCTCTTCATGACATGCCGTGAGGCGATGTCCCTTCCTTATTGGGGGCTTCTGGCTCTGAGTAAAGCCGCTTTAGAGCGTATGGCGTATGGTTGGGCATTGGAGCATATGCGTGACGGGTTAAACATCAACGTCTTTGACCCGGGCGCGATGCGCACCCAAAACCGCACGAGGTGTGGTGCAAGCATGCGTTGTGCCGTTGAGCCTCATGCCGTTATGGCGCGTCTTACGTCATTACTGACAGCTGGACAGAGCCTGCATGGGACATTCCATGACGTATCGGGGCGCGTCCGTTGTGTTTTACCCCATGACATGGGTGACGTTCAGCGATGAGAGGCGTGGTCTGTCTTGTGTTACCCATAAATCTCCGAGAGCATCTGTTGATACCAAGCATGGGCATAGTCTGCCTCTTTTTTTCTAAACGCTTGTGATGCCTGTAGGGGGCTTGTGCCGCTTCCTCCATGAATGGCGACAATGGATGTGGCGCTTGGCCGATAGCTGGCGGCGACAGATATGCCATAGTCTGGCGCAAGGAGGCTATAGCATGTGTTCATGAGTAACGGGTAAGATGGCGTGTTGTCGTCAAGGAGGGCGGACAGGGCGAGGGCGACAGCTTTTCCTTGACTATTGGCGGCGAAGGCGGATTTTGGCATAGCGCCGGCCACCGTGCTATCACCTATGATGTGAATGTTTTTCGCTTCTTGTGATTCGAAGGTGACGGGGTGGATTTGACACCATTCATCATGGGGGGCGAGTCCCGCCTCGAGGGCGAGTGTTCCTGCTGTTTGCGGTGGTATGACATTGATGACATCGCCATGCCATAGGCGTCCGTCGGCGGTGATGACAGCGCGATCTTGTGGCGAGACAGCGACGACATGCCCTCCTTGGTCGGCAGGGACCCACTCTATCATGGCGGGATAGAGTGCCTTCCATCCCTCTTCGAAGAGAGCTTTTTTCGTAAAACTCTTTTTCCCATCGAGGATGATGATTTTGCTACGTGGCTTATGGCGTTTGAGATACCATGCGAGGACGGATGCGCGTTCATAGGGGGCTGGCGGGCAACGATAGGGCATCTCTGGCGCGGTGATAATCATGGTGCCGCCATCCTCCATAGAGTCTATCTGTTTTTTGAGCAAGAGAGTCTGTTCGCCTGCTTTCCACGCATGAGGCATAAGGTTGGCTGTCTCTGGACCATAGCCGTCGATGGCGTCCCATTGCATATCGATACCGGGAGAGAGAACAAGCCTATCCCACCTCAGCGTGCCATGATGTTCGATGGTGAGTGTCTTGCGATGGGCATCGAGGGCGATGACCTTCCCACGGATGGTGTCACAGCCAATGTTTTTTAATCCGTCCCATGTCCATGTGATGTCGTCCATGCGTTTGAAGCCAGCGAGGACATAGTTGCTGAAAGGGCATGTGTGAAGAACAGGAGATTGCTCGATGAGGGTGATACGTATGTCGGGGTGGTAGGTTTTGACATAGCGCGCCACGGTGGCGCCGCCAAAGCCAGCGCCAACAATGGCGATATGAGGGGAGGAAGATGGGCGGTGACAGCCATGGATGAAGGGACAGGCCCCTAAGGCGAGGCTTGTTGTGACGCCCCATTTGAGGAAATGACGACGGGAATATGTGACACGTTCCCCGCTCTTTATCCCNNNNNNNNNNNNNNNNNNNNNNNCTCCCTTTATCCCCTCTCCCTTTATCCCCTCTCCCTTTATCCCCTCTCCCTTTATCCCCTCTCCCTTTATCCCCTCTCCCTTTATCCCCTCTCCCTTTATCCATGACGTTGGTTGGTGTGTGTGCTGTGGCATGGTTATTGAAAATAGCGAGCGAGGTTTTCTATGTCATTGTCGCTAAAGGGCGCCATGAGGCGGTTCATAATGGTGGCATCCTTTGTGTTATCTCTAAAGGCGCGCAACGTGGCGACGAGGTCATCGTGCGCCATGCCTCTGATAGACGGCATCATGGGTGTCACGCTCTCTCCCTCTCGCCCATGGCATGCCATGCAGTTTCTGGCGATGCTTTCGATAGATGGTGTTTTATCCTCAGCGATGGCGGGACATGACATCACCCCTATCAACAGGGTGACGCAGGCGATGGTGTGATGCCATGATGGTCGTATCATCATATGTGTTATCATAATATATATGGGTGATTCATGCGGAAACGACTATGGCGTCGCGCCCATCCCATCCCATTACGTCACAAAGTGAAGCTGAATAGGCGTAAAATCAAGGTGAAAGTGACGTTTGAGTCGGCGTAGGAGATATTTTCGGTAGTGGGGAGGAATATCCTGTGGTCGTGGGGAGAACAAACGGAATTGCGGGGGACATTGTCCCGTTTGTGTCATATAGCGTATTTTAGGGCGTTTACCATGTTTGAGGGGTATGGGATGTTCGTCTTGCGCATGGCCCAGCCATCGATTGAGGGGCGCTGTGGGGATGTGGCGATGCCAATGGTCATGGGCTCTATGCATAGCGGTAAAGAGGGCATGCACATTGCGTCCTGTCTTTGCGCTGATAGGGATCATTTGCGCGCTGGCGAGGGAAGATAGCCCGCGCTCTTTTTGCGCATGCCATAGGGCGCAATGAGCAGAGGAGAAGCCACGTAGGTCGCCTTTATTGAGTGCGAGGATCAGGGGACGCCCTTGCTGTTCAATGTCGTGGGCGAGGGCAAGGTCTTGGTGGCATGGGGCGTCACGAATATCGGTGATTAAGATGACGGCATGGGCGCGCTTGATGGCTTGATAGGAATCATAGACGCTATAGGCTTCGATGGAGTGTCTTTTCTCGTGGCGGCGGCGTATGCCGGCCGTATCGATGAGGCAGTAGGCTTGTGTCCCGCGTGTGAACGGGAGGGAGATGGCATCACGCGTGAGTCCGGGCGTTGTGCCTGTGAGCATGCGCTCTTCTTGGAGGATACCATTGGCGAGGGTCGATTTCCCCACATTGGGTCTGCCGATAAGGGCGAAAGAGATAACATCCTGTTTTTCTATGGTGTGGCGATGGTGTCTTTGGTTCTTGTCGTGGGTGCTTGGCGGTGTTTTCTCTTCGTCACATTCTTCGTCACACTCTTCCTCACGCTCTTCCTCAGGGGGGATGTCGAGGCATTGTGCCATATGGTCGTAAAGCCTATCGATTCCCTCTCCATTCAGTGCCGAGACGGGGATTGCTTCGCCTAGTCCTAAGCGCCATGCGTCTTGTTGGGTGTCTTGTCCGTGCCGTCCTTCGCACTTATTGACGACAACGAGGATTTTTTTTCTATCTCGGCGGAGGTCTTTGGCGAGCGTATCATCATCGGGATGGAGGGGTTCGCGTCCATCCACGACGAGGAGGGCGAGGTCGCACTCTTCGAAGGCGTGTCTGCTTTGGGCGAAGAGGCGTTCTGTATCACGAGCGTGATAGCCGGGACTATCACAGAAGACAAAGCGTGCGTTGCCTTTGTGTATCGTACCATAACGTCTATCGTGTGTTGTTCCCGCGTGCGCATGGGTTATGGCGTCTTTGCTCCCTATGAAGCGGTTAAACAGGGTCGATTTTCCCACATTGGCGCGTCCTATGAGGGCAATATGAAAGGATGGGATGGTATGGTGTCCTTCTTGCTGTATCACTAGCGTATGGCAGCGAGTGTGCCTTCCCCTGTGAGCACGTAGAGGACACCATTGGAGACGACTGGTGGCAGGAAGAGGGGTTCATAGAGGAGATTTTCTTCTCGATAGGAGCGTCCATCGGCGGCGTGGTAGCGTCTTATAGAGCCATAGGATGACATGATGAGGACGCTATGACTGACGACAAGAGGCCCATGCCAGTGGACTTCTTGGTCGGGGTCATTATTCAGGGTGGAGGGAAGTGACTTGACCCATACGGCATGCCCATCTTTTTTATCGATGGCGGCGATTTTTGTATTGCCGATGATGGTAAAGAGATAGTCGCCGCTGAGCCAAGGGGTTTGGTTGCTTGGGATGGCGCGTTCCCATAGGCGGTTGCCTGAGCGCACATCGAAGGCAACCATGTTGCCGTTTGCGCTGACGACATAGACGGCATTGTCGCCGATGACGGGGGAGGCAATAATATCGGAGACGGGAAGCGCTTTTCCTTCCTGCTGTTGATGGACGAGGGTATCATTCCAAAACTCAGCGCCATTGGAGAGTTTGAGGGCAAAGACTTCGCCAGATGAATAGGCGGCGACGGCAATTGTCGAATTGGCGGAAGGCGTGGCACTCCCCAGCATGGCGATGTCTTCCACAATGCCGAGATGAGACCATAGCAACTGCCCGTTTTTCTTGTTAAGGGCGATGAGTTGATTATCTATGGTGAGGATAAGCAGTGTGTCGCCAATGACGGTGGGGGCGGCGCGCGCTGGTGTGCTGACCATGGATGTCCATAGGGTCTCTCCCGTTGTGGCATCGAGGGCAAAAATAGAGAAAAAACCCGTTGTGACATAGAGGATATTGTTACTATAGGCGATACCGCCGCTAATGCCCACATGGTCGGCGTCATCGAGGAGTTCTCTTGTCCACAGCGTCTCTCCATTTGATGCCTTGAAGGCTGTGACATTGGCGTATTCATCGGTGACAAAGACGCTCTCTCTGGCGACGACGGGGGGTGAGGTGAGGGTATGGGCGTCGCCGTCGCTAATGTCTCTCTTCCATAGAACCTCGTAATCCCTATGCCAGAAGAGGTGGTCGCCACGGCGTGATGCGGTGAAGCCTTTTTGCGGCCATAATTTGTTGCGTTTCATGGCGGGGAGGGTCACAGTGCCTTGTTTGCTTGGCATGACATCTATTGTCTTCGAGGCAAGCCCTTGGGTGAGGATGTCGATACGTTGACCTTGGAGACGCACCGCGTCATCGGCACAAGCAGACAGCGCGAGCATAGAGGCTATGGCGAGGACGATAGCACGATATGTCATGGCAGTACGGGGTGGGGGAGTACGGGGCGGGGCAGTACGGGGCAGGGGGTATGGGGGCTTGTCATCATGGTGTGGGGTTTTGCTTGCCGATGAAGAGGAGCATATCACGGGCGCGATTGCGAATACCTTGGGGGACGGCGTCATTGTCTTGAAGATGGGTGAACACTTGTCGGGCATCAGGATAGCGCTCTTGTTTGAGGAAGAGATAGCCTTGCATTTCCAAGGCTGAGTCGTGCCATAGATTATCCTTGTCGAGGAGGGGCGCAAGTTTACGGAGAAGAACATCCGTATCCTCTTGGTCCAATTGATAATATGTGGAGAGGAGGACGGCAAGATCGCGCAAGGGCTTTGTGGCAGCGCGCTGTTCCAATTGGTCATAGAGGGCAATGGCTTGCTCTATTTTATTGTCTTGAATATAGAGCGAGGCTTGTTGGAAGCGGGCGAGGCTATCATAGCCAGCGGCGGCTTGTCCTATGAGGTCTTTCAGAGGAATCTTGGCGTCCTGCCAGCTCTGTTCTTCGGTGTCAGAGAGAGAGCGTATGAGGAGGTCGCCCCAGCTCTCGCGTAAATGGGTCTGATAATGCTGGTAACCCACACCCACGCTGACACTAGCGACAACAAAGACGACACCCCCCACAATCCATGGCGCAAAGCGTCTCCAGAGACGCCTCAGCTTCTCGTTGCGGAGGTCTTGTTCTATTTCACGTAATAATGAAGGATCAGCCATAGAGCGCCATAAAAAGAGGATGTGTTACCCTATGCCCCACCCAATGAGAGGCATGATAACCATATATATACGTAGGGAGACACAAAAACAAGAGGGATAGACAAACGAGCAGACATACCCTGTGGCGTTGATTTAGCGGAATTTGATAGAACAGCCCATGGCGGGGTGTGCTGGTGGTATGTCTGTCTCTCCTTGAATGATACGTTCCATGCTGTGGACGAGTTCGCGTTTTCTTGTCTTTTGCGGGCTATCATGGTGTGCCATTGTCTTAT encodes:
- a CDS encoding CvpA family protein, which encodes MLSSYFVDFLIIMFVLISAIWGYLYGFLREISKLLSWVMAFIATYFAVPALVPIVGIEPVLVGYFVLVPVVFIFILVIVRLLSRVVEHVLSGDTLGFTNRMMGFVFGLARGFGVVCVAYLLLTIVPGIPGRNEPEIILSAKTRPLIMYGANMIKLTLLRQGLDMKDIEEGASKVLRAGEEEPR
- a CDS encoding SDR family NAD(P)-dependent oxidoreductase — translated: MGAVRPHDTGEGRIALVVGASRGLGREIALYLASHAMHVLLLGRDKKALEEVHDTICATDGRSSIVVLDIRDAGGMAMMVETMAKRFGRLHLFIANAAYHPPLMPLDQASPSDWQETIAINVTAYWHFIKALTPLLVASKDAHALFMTCREAMSLPYWGLLALSKAALERMAYGWALEHMRDGLNINVFDPGAMRTQNRTRCGASMRCAVEPHAVMARLTSLLTAGQSLHGTFHDVSGRVRCVLPHDMGDVQR
- a CDS encoding PQQ-binding-like beta-propeller repeat protein, which translates into the protein MLALSACADDAVRLQGQRIDILTQGLASKTIDVMPSKQGTVTLPAMKRNKLWPQKGFTASRRGDHLFWHRDYEVLWKRDISDGDAHTLTSPPVVARESVFVTDEYANVTAFKASNGETLWTRELLDDADHVGISGGIAYSNNILYVTTGFFSIFALDATTGETLWTSMVSTPARAAPTVIGDTLLILTIDNQLIALNKKNGQLLWSHLGIVEDIAMLGSATPSANSTIAVAAYSSGEVFALKLSNGAEFWNDTLVHQQQEGKALPVSDIIASPVIGDNAVYVVSANGNMVAFDVRSGNRLWERAIPSNQTPWLSGDYLFTIIGNTKIAAIDKKDGHAVWVKSLPSTLNNDPDQEVHWHGPLVVSHSVLIMSSYGSIRRYHAADGRSYREENLLYEPLFLPPVVSNGVLYVLTGEGTLAAIR
- a CDS encoding amidophosphoribosyltransferase, encoding MARTSPQEMKEKCGVFGVFDHKEASAVTALGLHALQHRGQEASGIVSCLYGVDSFHTHKALGYVGDIFSSQHVIDRLKGTMAVGHNRYSTAGASDMQNIQPLYAQLASGGVVVAHNGNLTDAHSLRRSLAKKGATFQTTSDTEIILHLMAMSGASSVQDKLVESLSQVHGAYALVVMTPSMLIGVRDPFGVRPLSIGTLESSWMLASESCAFDILGGDLWRDVEAGEMVIIDKEGVRSYRPFPSVAKRFCLFEYIYFSRPDSVVEGRSIYAIRKRVGCEMARENKVTAADVVVPIPDSGLACAIGYAQESGVPFDMGIIRNHYVGRTFIEPMENIRHFGVRLKHNAHSAVLKDKVVVLIDDSLVRGTTSRKIVAMVRRAGAREVHLRIASPHVRHPCFYGIDTPSSEELLASELDDEAIAREVGVDSIAFLSLERLYRAIHEGKETACAASSSSPKGKGFCDACFTGHYPIPLVDVGHAKSVLPLMDTPSTP
- a CDS encoding c-type cytochrome yields the protein MMIRPSWHHTIACVTLLIGVMSCPAIAEDKTPSIESIARNCMACHGREGESVTPMMPSIRGMAHDDLVATLRAFRDNTKDATIMNRLMAPFSDNDIENLARYFQ
- the radA gene encoding DNA repair protein RadA; amino-acid sequence: MTRKEASYRCSSCGTLHLSWQGQCRHCGRWNTIEKDTEGGQRGVNPFGVDMHALAKKAKTSASDVLSVLDGGSNVKSASVASPVDGRRVFRYETLIKEFDRVCGGGLVVGSALLLGGAPGIGKSTLMLQLAYALSQQEHHVAYISGEETEEQVAQRARRMGLTPSEHVRFAYHHEVEDIVQSLYAYEGVRVVIIDSIQAVAVGALESVAGSVAQIRASTATLIEFARRTNIILLLVGHITKEGTLAGPKLLEHMVDTVLYFEHDMGERLRLLRAIKNRYGATNEVGLFEMDEKGLQELPNPSSFFLSDHREAHSGSAVFATQEGRRCFLLEMQALVSKTSFGLPRRSALGYDSARLSMVLAVLEARCGVSFASYDVYVNVVGGMKVRDAGADLAVAVSLFSALMDDVLPVHAVFCGEIGLSGEIRFVPHLDSCVKEAQHLGFREVYTAQSPHRESRQERESVTGQSLTIYSLSHVRNVLESLCVFWGTDYLATQGGADKRERGCQGEQHP
- a CDS encoding ATP-binding cassette domain-containing protein, which produces MEKIKITNLKKAFGMKKVLDGVSLSIQEKQSLVVIGPSGVGKSVLLKCLLGIVRPESGSIRINGRETLGLASGITRDYSKVGMLFQGGALFDSFKVWENVGFQALQQRTLSRREIYEKALENLNLVGLASQGDERVANLTPSEISGGMQKRVALARAIFNRPEILYFDEPTTGLDPISSAVINNLIRECTKKIGATTLTITHDMSSVRAIADTVAMLYNGKIEWFGKISDIDNSGSDYIHQFVNGLADGPIQTQADALTS
- a CDS encoding tetratricopeptide repeat protein, with translation MADPSLLREIEQDLRNEKLRRLWRRFAPWIVGGVVFVVASVSVGVGYQHYQTHLRESWGDLLIRSLSDTEEQSWQDAKIPLKDLIGQAAAGYDSLARFQQASLYIQDNKIEQAIALYDQLEQRAATKPLRDLAVLLSTYYQLDQEDTDVLLRKLAPLLDKDNLWHDSALEMQGYLFLKQERYPDARQVFTHLQDNDAVPQGIRNRARDMLLFIGKQNPTP
- a CDS encoding FAD-dependent oxidoreductase, whose translation is MHGCHRPSSSPHIAIVGAGFGGATVARYVKTYHPDIRITLIEQSPVLHTCPFSNYVLAGFKRMDDITWTWDGLKNIGCDTIRGKVIALDAHRKTLTIEHHGTLRWDRLVLSPGIDMQWDAIDGYGPETANLMPHAWKAGEQTLLLKKQIDSMEDGGTMIITAPEMPYRCPPAPYERASVLAWYLKRHKPRSKIIILDGKKSFTKKALFEEGWKALYPAMIEWVPADQGGHVVAVSPQDRAVITADGRLWHGDVINVIPPQTAGTLALEAGLAPHDEWCQIHPVTFESQEAKNIHIIGDSTVAGAMPKSAFAANSQGKAVALALSALLDDNTPSYPLLMNTCYSLLAPDYGISVAASYRPSATSIVAIHGGSGTSPLQASQAFRKKEADYAHAWYQQMLSEIYG
- the der gene encoding ribosome biogenesis GTPase Der, whose protein sequence is MIQQEGHHTIPSFHIALIGRANVGKSTLFNRFIGSKDAITHAHAGTTHDRRYGTIHKGNARFVFCDSPGYHARDTERLFAQSRHAFEECDLALLVVDGREPLHPDDDTLAKDLRRDRKKILVVVNKCEGRHGQDTQQDAWRLGLGEAIPVSALNGEGIDRLYDHMAQCLDIPPEEEREEECDEECDEEKTPPSTHDKNQRHHRHTIEKQDVISFALIGRPNVGKSTLANGILQEERMLTGTTPGLTRDAISLPFTRGTQAYCLIDTAGIRRRHEKRHSIEAYSVYDSYQAIKRAHAVILITDIRDAPCHQDLALAHDIEQQGRPLILALNKGDLRGFSSAHCALWHAQKERGLSSLASAQMIPISAKTGRNVHALFTAMHRAHDHWHRHIPTAPLNRWLGHAQDEHPIPLKHGKRPKIRYMTQTGQCPPQFRLFSPRPQDIPPHYRKYLLRRLKRHFHLDFTPIQLHFVT